A stretch of DNA from Micromonospora sp. WMMD1155:
AAGTCCGGCAAGGCCCGCTCGACCACCGACAAGGCGATCAAGACCCTGGCCGACGCCGGTGTCATCGTCGCGGTGGACCCCGACGCCGATCCGGCCGAGGGCACCCCCGCCCGGTGGACCCTCGCCACGCCGGGCAACGCCGATACATTCTTGCCCGCCGACGCGGCCGGCGAGACCGAGATCGGCGACCCGGACCCCGACGACACGGCAGACCATCCGCACATGGAGGTAGGCCACCAGCCCACAGATGCGGTCCACGGCAGCGACGCCGAGACCGATCGACCGGACGACGGCAGCGATGCCGCCGTCGACACGCCTGACACCGAGACGGCGGACCAATCAGGCAGCCACAGCGACAGCGACGACGCGACCGAGTTCGACGGCGCAACCGTGGACGACGCCGACCCTGGCGAGGACGAGCAGGCACCGATCGTCGCGGTCGTGCAGGCCGCCCGCCCTGGTGACCGCAAGGTCATGGCCATCAAGGGCGTCCTGGCCGACTACGGAGACATCGGCGCCACGCTGGACCTGATCGTGGGCGAGAGCGGTATCAGTCACCCGACCGCCTCTCGGCTGCTGACCGCTATGGAGCAGGCTGACGCCGCTCGCCGGCTGCCCGGCCTGCCGCAGCGGTGGATCGCCGGCCCGACCAAGGCCAGCGAGGTCGACCCGAACCCGGAACCGCCCCGCTGCCCGCTGTGCTACCAGGTCATCCGTGGCCTGGCGACCGCGCCGACTGCCACGGCGGCGGTGCTGCCCTTGATCCGCCCAGACGGCACGCTGCACGTCGTCGCGCCGGACGGCGAAACCCACGTCGTCACCCTGCCCCGTCGCACTCCGCCGCGCGCGCCGGGCATCACTGCGAGTGTGGGCCGCGGTGACGCGACCGCCAACGCCGACGGCAGCCAGCCGTTCGGCCGGGGCGAGTTGGAGAAGCTGACTCTCGACGTCCTGGCCGCGAACCCGGGCCGGCCGATGAGTCCACAGGACATCGCCACCGCCATCAGCGGGCAGCTCGGCCGCGCGGTCAGCTCCGGGGCCGTCCGCAACAACTGCACCAAGGCCGCCGCCGCCGGCCGGATCCTCCTGGTCTCCGATGCGCCACTGACCTTCACCTACCCGGCCCAGTCGGACCCGAGCCCCACCGGGAGTACCAGCGCGCACCACCCCGACCTGGACGACAACGACGCCGATCAGTCCTGACCCCCACCATCCCCAACTCATCGCGGGGGCCGAGCGGGTGCGCTCGGCCCCCGCGGGCATATCGAGAAGGAGAACCCCGTGCCCCACGAACTGGAAACGTTCGTCGACGGAACGACCGCCTTCGCCAGCGCACGTCTGTCGGCCTGGCACCAGCTGGGCACCGTCACCCAGGACACGATGAAGGCCGAGGAGATCATGGCCGCCGCCCGGCTCGGCGACTGGGGCGTGCGGACCATCCGCACCGTCGGCATCGACATCGTCGACGGAGTCGAGGTGCAGATCCCCGCGGACGACAAGCGCATGACCGTGCGCCGCAACCCGGTCACCGGCGAGACCGAGTACCTGGGCATCGTCGGCACCGACTACACCGTGGTCCAGAACGAGCAGTGCGCCGAGATGCTCGACCGCCTCGTCGATCAGGTGGGCGGCGCCCACTTCGAAACAGCCGGCAGCCTCCGTCGCGGCAAGTCGGTGTTCGTCACGATGAAGCTGCCGACGGCTATGGAAATCGCTGGAGTGGACCGGCTGGATCTCTACCTGATTGGCACAACTTCGCACGACGGCACCGCGGCGCTGCGGGTGGACGCCAGCCCGATCAGGGTCGTGTGCGCGAACACCCAACGCGCCGCGTTTACCCACTCTGCCGGGCACTACACGTTCCGACACACCTCCAACGTCAACTCCCAAATCAGCCAGGCCCGCGAGGCGCTGGGCCTGATGTGGACATACATGGAGACGTTCGAAAAGGCCGCCGAGGGAATGCTCCAGACCGAGCTGACCATGCGCGAGTTCGAGAAAGTCGTCGCCGAGGTCTGGCCGGTCAAGGACACCGCGTCCGAGCAGACCCACAACAACGCCAAGCAGCGCCTTGGCACCCTCAAATACCTGATCCGCGAGGCCGACACCCAGAAAGCCATCACCGGCACCCGGTGGGCCGGCTACCAGGCCATCACCGAGTACCTCGACCACTACCAGCCCGCCAAAAACGAGTTCGCCCGCGCCAACCGGGTGCTCACCGGCAACGTCGGCGAGCTGAAGGTGGCCGCTTTCGACCTGCTGAAGGTCTGACCGCACCTCGACCCGTCGGGGCAGCGGTCCACAGACCGCTGCCCCGACCTGCACCCAGAGGACCATCCATGGCGCTGCCGAGCACGACCCGGCGCGCGTCAGACCGGACGGACCGCCGATGATCCGCCACATCCGTCACCCCCACGACCTCCGACAGTCGGTGTGTGGGCTGCCCGCTGCCGACGTTCAGCGATGGGAGACCGAAGACCCGCCGAGCGTCGAGTCAACCTGCGAAGACTGCTACACCCTGCTCCCCGAAGCCGCCCGACCCGACGACGCCAACCACCCACCCGGAGATCCCACGCTCATCGACACGCTGCGGCGTATCGTCGCCAACCGGCAGCACGCCAAGATCGACGGCATCCTCGTCGACCTGTGGTCAGCCAGCGTCACCGTCCTCATCTGGGACCACCTCCGCGACGACAAGCGGCAACAGCTGCTGACCCTGCCATCACACGAGCTGATCCTGCGCTGCATCGCGATCTACACCTGCCTCACCGCGAAGAAGGACCACCAGTAACCGGCCCTCACGTACCTGAATGGTTCCACTTCAGGCCGTGGGTGTTCTCGATCGACGCCGCGCAGGCGCTGATCGCGGCGTCGCCCCGCGACACCCGACCCCCTTGGACGTGCCAGCGTAGGCCCGCCGCAAACGGCCTTGCCCATCTCGACAACCCCAACCCGTGGGCAACCAGCCTCAAGCGTCAACGAACCGCCGCCCGCCACGCTGCCCATCGACAGGACCCACCGCCTCGACCGCGCCTGACGCAGAACACATGCCGCAACTGCCAGCCTACGTGCTCACCGTCGAGGGACCCCGCCAGATCCAGGACGACCTGCTCCCCCGACCACGTGGCACCTCCACCATCCCGCCGTCGAACCCATGCCGGCCTGACACCCCCAACCCACCGCGTACGCCTCGGAAGCCGCCCCAACGCCGGCGGCGACCGAGGCGTACGCGCATTCACCCCTTGCCGAGGAACCCGTGACGTACACGCCACCGTGGCGCAGGGTCTGCGACTGCCGCTGCATCATTCACCACCGCCTGCCGCGCACCACCTACAACGAGCCCGGCTGCGCCTGCACCATCACCTGCGCCACCCAGCCACTCACGCTGCTGGTCCACCAGCTGGGCCGCGCATTCTTCCTCGACCAGGGCGGAGACCTCTGGCACGTCCCCGCCATGACCCAGGGCACTTGGGACTGGGACAACGCCGCAAGGGTCGACACTGGCGCCGACGGCTACGACGCCGGCTCCGTCATCGAGCAACTGCTACGCCAGGCCGCCAACGTCCTCGGCACGTCCACCGACTGACCCGACCGCTCAAGGTGGGCCGTCCATGCGGGCGGCCCACGACGACCTTTTCGTGCTTCACGACTAAGGAAGACATCTCTGCACCGCGCCTACCGCAACGCCCGCGAACGCGCCTGCGACTGCCGCTGCCCGATCCACCACGACCAACCGCGCTCGATCTACAACAACCCCGACTGCCACTGCCTGGCCAACCCATGACCCCGCTCGCCCCACAGATCAACGGCGTCGGGTTCCTCGATGACGCCAACGCCCTCTGGTACCTGCCCAGCTTGGAGCCCGGCCATTGGGACTGGCGCTACGCCACCCCCGTCGACGTGGACCCGCTGTTCCCGGCCAGCACCCTGTTCACCGGTCTCCTCCGCAAGACCCACGCCGCGCTGCTCCCCGTTCTCTACCGCCTCTAAAACTCACGACGCGGCGTCCAGCCGTGCACCCGCACGCAGACCGACCCCTTCCGGCTATCCCGAGAGGCCACCACCATGACAAAGATCATCATCAGTGTCGTTACCGTCGTCGTCATCGCCTGTTTCGGCCTACCCCTCCTGCTGCTGTCCTACGTCACCGGCGGCGGCCCTGGCGGATGTGCCATCGCCGCCCCACCCGGCCGCCCCTCTGGGCAGCCGCCCGGCCCTGGCCGATGGGACGCGGAGCAACTCGACATCGCCGCCACGATCATCGACGTCGGGGTCGCCAAAGGCGTACCCCGCTGGGGCTGGATCGTCGCCGTCGCTACCGCCATGCAGGAATCCGGCCTGCGTAACCTGCCCTTCCTCGGCGACCGCAACGACCACGACTCCATCGGCGTCTTCCAGCAACGCCCCAGCCAAGGCTGGGGCACCATCGCACAACTGTCCAGGCCCGCCTACCAGGCCGGCACGTTCTTCGACAAGCTCCAGACCGTGCCCGGCTGGAAGACGATGCCGCTCACCCAGGCCGCGCAAGCCGTCCAGGTGTCCGCCTTCCCTGACGCCTACGCCACGTGGACCGACGACGCCCTGCACCTCGTAGAGCAGTTGACCAGCACCCTTGCCGACTGCGCCACCGACGCCCTGGACGCGCTCCCCGCCGGGTTCGCGTTACCCGCCAACACCCCACCCGCCGTAACAACCGCCATCTCCTGGGCCGTGAACCAACTGGGCGCGCCCTACCACTTCGGCGGCTCCTGCACCGACCCGCACTCCGGCGACCCCGACAAACAATGCGACTGCTCCTCGCTCATGCAATCGGCCTACCGGGCCGCCGGCATCACCATCCCACGCGTCACCACCGACCAAGTCGATGCCGGACAGCCGGTGGCCGACCCGACGCTTCTGCGACCCGGCGACCTCGTGTTCATCCCCGGCAGCCAAGGCACCGGGGCCAATCCCCGCCATGTCGGTATGTACATCGGGAAGGAATTAATCCTTCAAGCGCCAAGAACCGGCGACGTGGTCAAGATTTCGCGGCTCAGCAACTGGTTGGGCCAGATCGCCGCCATCAGGCGGGTTGGGCCGTAACAACATCGTTGGACGTCACCTCGATCCCGCTTGGAGCCCCATCACTGCAGCCTTGGTGAGCGAACCGCAGCAGATCCGGATGTCCTGATCAAGCCTGGCCTGCCTCCGGCTGCGTCCATGACGGGTTGAAGCTGAACGAGGATCATCCAGTTATCACCATCGGCGCAGTACGTCGCCCGGACACGGTATTCGCTCGGGCGTAGATCGATCACGAGGTGGTTGTCGAGCTCCAACTCCGGTACGGGCCACGTCGACCCGGTCGATGTGCAGCGCCGACTGCACCGGATGTGCCGGCGGCTCGACTGGGTGTACGACGAACTGTGTCTGTCTTTCTCCCACCGACTCGCTTAATACCTCTCGGTCGAAGCACCAACTGTTGCCTCACGGTCGCCCCGGCGAGTTGTTTGCTCTGTTCGAAGATCGGTCATGCCTTGGCCTCCCGGCCGCGCGTGGCCTTCAGTAGGCGCCAGGACGTCAGCGCCTCGTTGGTGAGGTCAGACAAGAGCATCTGCCGGTGTGTCATCCCGCGAGCCTATTGGCCGACCCAGGCATTCGCCTTCTGCCGTCAGGCCTGGGTTGCGCCCGGGGTTTAGGTCAACCCCGGCGCGCTTCAGCACGGCAGGTACCTCCGCAGTCCCGACCACAGGGCTGGCCTTCGCCGGCTCATTCACTCACGCTTGGGCATGCAATCCGGTGCGGACGGCGGCACTTGCCTCCTCACCCACGGATGCTGCCTTTCACACCGCCAGCACCCCAGCGTCCCGCCTACTGCCTCGGACAGCATCTCCTCTTGCTGACGGGGGCAGTAAGCCACCCAGACGAAGCGACCGTGGACGCCGCCGTCATCTTCGACGTCTTCTGCGCGCCTTATTTGATCCATTCTTGCACCCTCTTCCGATGATCGGTTTCATGCGATGCCACCTTTCCATGGACTGGTACATCGACATTCTCGGGATCGAACTCGAGCCCAGTCCAACCGTAGCCATGCCGCTCGTCATTCGCAAGCCATTCATCGTCGCACGCGAATGGGTACGCCGACTCGGCGCACTCTTAAAGTCCCCTGACCAGCCACAACACCCTGAGAAGGAATTTCCCAGCCCTCAAGGGTCGGCCATGTGGGGGTACACGCAAGTTAGTTCGACGATTTATAGGCTATTCAAACTACAGAAAGAGCCCACAGCTAATAATGATCGGCCCGAAAGCCGGTTCCGCGACTTCTCCCCATACGGCTACTTACGCCTACCGTCTCTCAGGCTTACCTACGACAGTCAGCTCATCGACATGAGCGGATGCTATTGCCTGTTATCGAGAGCCAGATGCGTTCCGCCGCCGTTCTTTGAGGTTCTGATGAAGTGCTGGGGCGAGCGCAGCGCCGGCAACCAAGAACGATCTGAGTGGCATGAAGGCTCCGCCTACGAGGCGACCGATGCCTCGGAGGTTGATGGCGGTGGCCGTCGCATGACCCAGGCCAAACGAGGACGAACAAGTCCGGCTTCCCGCCACACCCGCCACACGGAGGTGACCAGGTCGAGCTGGTCGGGCCGGCAGCAGGAAGGGGGGTAAGCGCGGTGGCGGTTTCGACGGCCTACGGCGACGTGCTGATGCACGGGCCCGGACGGGGTGCGGCGAACGGACCGGGGGGACGGCGTTGAAACGTGCGCGGTGCGGCCTGGCGGGAGACGGTCAGCTCTCGTCCGGGCTGCTTCGTAGCTGTATGGCGAGTGCGATGGTGTCTTCGTGCGGTTCGGCGTCAAGGTCGGCGAGAGCTTTGGTCAGGGCGCGCAACAGGGTTCGGATGCCGCTGGCATCGCCGAGGGCATGTCGGGTGTGCATCGCCTTGGCATAGAGGGCTTCGTTGTAGCGATCGAGTCCGATGGCCTTGTCGAGCAGGTCAGATGCGGCCTGCGGGTTGCTGTCCAGCAAGTCCTCGGCGAGCAGTAGGTGGGCTTCGGTGCCCCACCGGCGAACCGTCTCGCGGTGGGGCTGCAGCCACTCGTAGTCCTGGCCTTCCGCGAGGGGTGCGGTGTAGAGGTCGCAGGCGGCGGTGAGGAGTTCGCGGCGGCGCGGCTCGGTGGCGATGGTGGCGCTGCGCATCAGGTCGCGCAGGGTCCAAAGGTCGACGTCCACGGTCGTCGGGTCGAGCAGGTACCGTCCGGCGGATTTGATGACGTAGGCGTTCTTGGTCTCGGCGGTACCGGCGCGACCGAGGACGTGTCGCAGGTTCGAGGCGTTGGTGTGGACGCGTTGGTCGGCTTGGCTGATGCGGGCGTCGGGTTCGAGGTATTCGCCGATGTCGCGGGTGCCGGCTCCGTCGGGGTGGACGGCGAGGTAGACCGCGAGTTCTAGGGCTTTGGCTCGGAGCGGCCGGCCTTCGGCGGTGATGCCTTCGATGCGCGGAGGGCCGAGCA
This window harbors:
- a CDS encoding MarR family transcriptional regulator; this encodes MEQLSLTPATQAVLDALTDLGQGDVHELADKSGKARSTTDKAIKTLADAGVIVAVDPDADPAEGTPARWTLATPGNADTFLPADAAGETEIGDPDPDDTADHPHMEVGHQPTDAVHGSDAETDRPDDGSDAAVDTPDTETADQSGSHSDSDDATEFDGATVDDADPGEDEQAPIVAVVQAARPGDRKVMAIKGVLADYGDIGATLDLIVGESGISHPTASRLLTAMEQADAARRLPGLPQRWIAGPTKASEVDPNPEPPRCPLCYQVIRGLATAPTATAAVLPLIRPDGTLHVVAPDGETHVVTLPRRTPPRAPGITASVGRGDATANADGSQPFGRGELEKLTLDVLAANPGRPMSPQDIATAISGQLGRAVSSGAVRNNCTKAAAAGRILLVSDAPLTFTYPAQSDPSPTGSTSAHHPDLDDNDADQS
- a CDS encoding DUF932 domain-containing protein, with the translated sequence MPHELETFVDGTTAFASARLSAWHQLGTVTQDTMKAEEIMAAARLGDWGVRTIRTVGIDIVDGVEVQIPADDKRMTVRRNPVTGETEYLGIVGTDYTVVQNEQCAEMLDRLVDQVGGAHFETAGSLRRGKSVFVTMKLPTAMEIAGVDRLDLYLIGTTSHDGTAALRVDASPIRVVCANTQRAAFTHSAGHYTFRHTSNVNSQISQAREALGLMWTYMETFEKAAEGMLQTELTMREFEKVVAEVWPVKDTASEQTHNNAKQRLGTLKYLIREADTQKAITGTRWAGYQAITEYLDHYQPAKNEFARANRVLTGNVGELKVAAFDLLKV
- a CDS encoding C40 family peptidase produces the protein MTKIIISVVTVVVIACFGLPLLLLSYVTGGGPGGCAIAAPPGRPSGQPPGPGRWDAEQLDIAATIIDVGVAKGVPRWGWIVAVATAMQESGLRNLPFLGDRNDHDSIGVFQQRPSQGWGTIAQLSRPAYQAGTFFDKLQTVPGWKTMPLTQAAQAVQVSAFPDAYATWTDDALHLVEQLTSTLADCATDALDALPAGFALPANTPPAVTTAISWAVNQLGAPYHFGGSCTDPHSGDPDKQCDCSSLMQSAYRAAGITIPRVTTDQVDAGQPVADPTLLRPGDLVFIPGSQGTGANPRHVGMYIGKELILQAPRTGDVVKISRLSNWLGQIAAIRRVGP